The following coding sequences lie in one Longimicrobium sp. genomic window:
- a CDS encoding glycosyltransferase, which produces MDAPTFSVLIAAYNQAEYIEDTLDTVAAQTCADYEIVVVNDGSTDDTEARVTRWMESFQREHANRVVFSTTENGGQSAAFEHGFSLCTGRYICLLDSDDRWLPEKLARVMDVVRADGAAGMIMHPLYVIDVEGRRTGDVRPKRAKISEGDVREEVRRTSRHVAPATTGIVIRADVFQRLVPTPARGFRTHADLYLTLGACLEAPVRAMDEPLGEYRMHPNGQHVRAMLSPEGLGRYVELQTTLIRHFGLESAAKRNSYFVRHEFALSKLRGAPGEQISTYRQLMGATWRDSSFGVRDKVLFSGYWTVCLAAPRPLFSRLWRAFQLRQTGFDRIGLEATPESGI; this is translated from the coding sequence ATGGACGCTCCCACCTTTTCGGTGCTGATCGCCGCGTACAACCAGGCGGAGTACATCGAAGACACGCTGGACACGGTGGCGGCGCAGACGTGCGCGGACTACGAGATCGTCGTGGTGAACGACGGCTCCACGGACGACACCGAGGCGCGCGTGACGCGGTGGATGGAATCGTTCCAGCGGGAGCACGCCAACCGCGTCGTCTTCAGCACCACGGAGAACGGGGGCCAGTCGGCGGCGTTCGAGCACGGATTCTCGCTCTGCACGGGGCGCTACATCTGCCTTCTCGACTCCGACGACCGCTGGCTGCCGGAGAAGCTCGCCAGGGTGATGGACGTCGTCCGCGCCGACGGGGCCGCGGGGATGATCATGCACCCGCTGTACGTGATCGACGTGGAGGGGCGCCGCACGGGCGACGTGCGGCCCAAGCGCGCCAAGATCTCGGAGGGCGACGTACGGGAGGAGGTCCGCCGCACCTCGCGGCACGTGGCCCCCGCCACCACCGGAATCGTGATCCGCGCGGACGTCTTCCAGCGGCTCGTGCCCACGCCGGCGCGGGGGTTCCGCACGCACGCGGACCTCTACCTGACGCTGGGCGCCTGCCTGGAAGCGCCCGTGCGCGCGATGGACGAGCCGCTCGGCGAGTACCGGATGCACCCCAACGGGCAGCACGTCCGCGCCATGCTCTCGCCCGAGGGGCTCGGCCGGTACGTGGAGCTGCAGACGACGCTGATCCGCCACTTCGGGCTGGAGAGCGCGGCGAAGCGCAACTCGTACTTCGTGCGGCACGAGTTCGCCCTGTCCAAGCTCCGCGGCGCCCCCGGCGAGCAGATTTCCACCTACCGGCAGCTGATGGGCGCCACCTGGCGCGACTCGTCGTTCGGGGTGAGGGACAAGGTGCTCTTCTCCGGATACTGGACGGTGTGCCTTGCCGCCCCGCGCCCCCTGTTCTCCAGGCTGTGGCGCGCCTTCCAGCTTCGGCAGACGGGCTTCGACAGGATCGGCCTCGAGGCCACCCCCGAGAGTGGAATCTGA